Genomic DNA from Raphanus sativus cultivar WK10039 unplaced genomic scaffold, ASM80110v3 Scaffold4735, whole genome shotgun sequence:
TATTTCTggtttaatcttttaaaaagataagattgattttatttacttatatgtattttaacacatgttacaatcttaaaattataattgacACGTGTCATGatcgtgttaattagtaactttgaagaatcaagctttatataataagatgtaTCGCCTGTGAAAAAtcgaaaataataataatattaatttaaaacttttaatcaAGAAAACAACAACCACGATCTAAAGGTAAAACTATATGTATTGCTGTTAAAAAAGAACTGAATTGGATCTGAAACCGAATCAAACCGATATAGGGAGAACCGAAATCTGGTTTAGATATTTAAACCGGACAAATACAAGTGTTGAGGCAATTATGTCGGACGAGCGAGCATAGCTGGGTCTTTAGCTTTAATTCGCCGATCTGATTGTATTTGATTAGGGATCTCTCATCTATCATCTGCGACTCTGTGAGTATACTTCCTCCTCAATTTTGTGCGTCTCTGGATCGATTATCGCGTAATCTGGTTTCACGTTAGAGAATTATTTCGATTTGTTGGGAATTTATATTGCTTCGCCATGGAtttaactttgattttttttttttttgcgtagTGGAGTGTGCAAGCTTCCATAAAACTTTTGAATTTATTAATGATCTCTTCTTATGGTTTTGAGTTGTTGACTAGTTTTGGAGATGTGATGTTTAAGGATTATCTGTTGGTAACATTTGATATTTGGGCTCTGAATTACTGAGATCTGTAATTGTAGCGTAATGAAATTgtgaaatatttcatttttttattacttCTTATATTAGGAGGGCTCGCTGTGTGATTCTTTGTACAATGCTATACTACAACTTTCTTACTCATATCTGCATTTCTTCCAGTGGCTATACTTAACCCTTCTacattaacattttatttaaaagaaaaaatgaagcATATAGTAAAGATATTGAGCCTGTTGGTGGCGATCTCTGCCTTCTGGATTGGTCTTTTGCAGGCTGCTATCGTTCCTCGAACCCACACATGGTTGGTAAGTCAACCAACAATAGTGTCTTCCCCTTTGGGTTTTACATTGATCTTTTGATATTAAGACAGTGTTCCGATTTGTTAATGTTGCTGGTTTCTTTTACAGCTACCGATCTACTTTGTAGTGTCTCTCGGATGCTATGGTCTATTAATGGTTGGTATTGGGCTAATGCAGTTTCCTACCTGTCCCCAAGAAGCAGTTCTTTTACAGCAGGTATTTGTTTTTAAGACAGGCAGGCATCTTGTTTACCAGATCCGGACCATCCGGTCATACTCACTCTTGTCGCTCAATCATATTTACAATCTCGTGGTATGCAGGATATTGCAGAGGCCAAGGACTTCTTTAAGCACAAAGGGGTCGATGTCGGATCAGACTGATACAATAGCGCTTGTTATGGCCAAACACTAGAATAGTTTTATCTTAACGGCAAGAGATCTTACATGCGTCTGTTTGAATAGTTGAATTAAACTGTGTTTTCTGACTTTACTTGAGGAAATGTTGGCAAACGCCATTACACAAAAAAGCAACAACTAATAACaatttgtcttcttcttttgtttctgtAATTCGTACTTGTCTATTGATGTTACGATGCCAAAAAGGTAAAGCACAGtgatgaaaaccaaaaaaatcttttaCATCTGCAAACACGTTCTTGTGAGTTTATGAATTAAAAACCATAGAATCTGATACGAAGGAGAAAAAAGAGTGAGAGAGCTTGTTAATTTATCTCTTCTTCTTGCCACCTTTGCCCGACTTTGAAGAAGTTCCAGAGGTTGATGTTGTTGCCTGAGGTTCTTgcttcttcaccttctgagATTCCTGCTTCTTCATCCTCTCTGGATGTCTCGGTACCAATTCCGCAATTTTCT
This window encodes:
- the LOC108835017 gene encoding dolichol-phosphate mannose synthase subunit 3, with translation MKHIVKILSLLVAISAFWIGLLQAAIVPRTHTWLLPIYFVVSLGCYGLLMVGIGLMQFPTCPQEAVLLQQDIAEAKDFFKHKGVDVGSD